Proteins co-encoded in one Taeniopygia guttata chromosome 4, bTaeGut7.mat, whole genome shotgun sequence genomic window:
- the HOPX gene encoding homeodomain-only protein — translation MHPDAPSHGSWSHPPDTSSNLLVCTHCESRIQPCAAASAAGLHRPRRERGSSQRDASRPGGTGGLGCSSAVRSAVSAAPRLHLSCTPAGSSPGRARVPGPERGGLAPAAAGPPRARGAHGHARREPCQGERVPNLNYQPRERLWIPGAPVICGRFFRSPPVKHTQILKQSPEDLRGSCFTHFWSLPAQVPVPIDLPQEEIAMEKPVIPTEEQLEILEYHFCKVNKHPDPTTLCLIAAETGLSEEQTLKWFKQRLAEWRKSEGLPSESGSVRD, via the exons ATGCACCCAGATGCCCCCAGCCATGGCTCCTGGAGCCATCCCCCAGACACGTCGTCCAACCTGCTTGTGTGCACCCATTG CGAGAGCAGAATCCAGCCGTGCGCAGCGGCGAGCGCTGCCGGGCTCCATCGGCCAAGGCGGGAGCGGGGCTCCTCACAGCGGGATGCGTCCCGGCCGGGAGGGACGGGCGGGCTCGGCTGCAGCTCCGCTGTACGAAGCGCAGTTTCCGCCGCACCCCGCCTGCACCTTTCCTGTACCCCCGCAGGAAGcagccccggccgggcccgcgTCCCGGGCCCCGAGCGCGGCGGACTTGCCCCGGCGGCTGCCGGGCCACCGAGAGCCCGCGGCGCGCACGGCCACGCGCGGAGGGAGCCCTGCCAAGGGGAGCGGGTGCCAAACCTGAATTACCAGCCCAGAGAGCGCCTGTGGATCCCGGGAGCTCCTGTGATTTGCGGCAGGTTTTTCAGGTCCCCGCCTGTCAAACACACGCAGATACTTAAGCAGTCACCCGAGGACCTGCGGGGCTCTTGTTTTACACACTTCTGGTCCCTGCCAGCTCAAG TGCCTGTCCCCATAGACCTGCCCCAGGAGGAGATAGCCATGGAAAAGCCAGTGATTCccactgaggagcagctggagatcCTGGAATACCACTTCTGCAAGGTGAATAAGCATCCTGACCCCACCACACTGTGCCTCATCGCTGCTGAGACTGGGCTCTCCGAAGAGCAGACTCTG
- the SPINK2 gene encoding serine protease inhibitor Kazal-type 2 — translation MARPLALLLLLLPVLLAGLLWCPGAMASYPPNCEQYGKHMCPRDYHPVCGTDGETYGNECVLCLANREEHTDVHILRKGHC, via the exons ATGGCCCGGCCGCTGgcgctcctgctgctgctgctgcccgtcCTCCTCGCCG GGCTCCTCTGGTGTCCCGGAGCCATGGCCAGCTACCCG CCCAACTGCGAGCAGTATGGGAAGCATATGTGTCCAAGGGACTACCATCCAGTTTGTGGCACTGATGGAGAGACCTATGGAAACGAGTGTGTGCTCTGCCTTGCTAACAG GGAAGAACATACAGATGTACACATTCTCCGAAAGGGACATTGCTGA